The sequence CACGATGACGTCGACGCGGGTCTTGCTGGCAAGGCGGGCCATCAGCGCAAGGTCTTCCGGGAAAATTGTCGTGTGATCCTGCGGGGCGAGCTTCTTGTCCTTGCGAATCAATGCCAAGCTTTGGCGAGTGTCCTGGGGGCGGACGTGGGGCAGGTCGCTCAACGTCGTCTGCCGGTCAACGCCCAGGACATTGGACCGAAAAGTGCCGCCGAGACCGGCGATGCGCAGGCCATCAATCTCCACCACGCGGCAATGCAGGTTTCTGTCGGCCATAGACGAGTGATGCTTGATGTATTCGGGATCGTCACTGTCATGGTTGCCGAATATCCACCATGTCTTTGCCGCGATCTCCGGGCCGAGGATGGCTGCCAGATCGTCGAGGGGTTCCTGGTCGCCAAGGAGGACGACTGCTGTGGCCCCTACTGCGGCTTCGAGCATGGGTTCAAAGTCGCCGTGGCAGTCCCCGACGAAAAGGATCATGACCGGTCTCCCAGACCTTGGCCCAGCCAGAAAAAACCTTCGGCGGTTCTCGCCATTCCGATCCCTTCCACGCGAATGTCACCGTCCAGGGTGGCGCTGTAGCGTTCGTGGTGGTGGCCGTGGATCAGCATCCTGACGCCCATGGCACGGGCAATGTCACCGAGGAGTGGGAAACCGAGCGGGTGAGACTCGGGTGCCTCGTGTGTGACTAAAACATCCACGTGTCCTGTCAGCGCCAGCAAGGATTTTAAATCGTCAGGAAAGATCGAGGTGAAGTCTGCGGGGTACGCTCGTCCGCCTCGCCGAAGTTTAATCCATGCTTCCCGGTAGTCCTGTGGGCAGTCCAGATCCACTTCGGCCAGGCGCGTGGTCTGGTCAATTTCGAACTTCTTTGCGCGGAACACCCCGCCCAGACCCGCGACCCGCAAGCCCCCGATCTCGACCACCTGGCAGTGCAGGTTCCGCTCGGCCATGGATTCGTGGTGTGTCATGTAGTCGAGGTAATCGCTGTCGTGGTTCCCGTAGATCCACCACGTCTTCGGGGCCACGCCAGGCCCCAGCTCCGCGGCAAGGTCGTTCAGCGGCTCCTGGTCGCCCAGGAGCACTACAGCCGTGGCCTCGCCGGCCTCCTCGATGACAGGGATGAAATCCCCGTGGCAGTCACCTGCAAACAGAATCATATTCCCCCACAGTCTTTGAAATTAGGCCCCCAGGACTCCCTCTCTGGATCCTGCACCCATCTCCACCATTCCTGGTAAACCAGATCGTCAAAGGGGCTCTTCAAGTTCTTCTCGCATCCGGCGATCTTGTTCAACCGCACCATGATCTCCTGATCATCGAGCGCAGCTTGCCGCATCTCATCCCAATCCTGTTGGCGGCCTCTGGTGATGCAGGAGTCAATAGCCGCCGGGGTCCACAGTTCATGGTTCAAATTTCTGTGCTTCATTTCTTCTTTTCTTCCACCGCCGTTCCCACGCTCTATAAGTCCGCCCAGGTCCAACCAATTTCCATTTTTTAAAATTTGGCAAAGCCTTATCAACGCCAACAAAGTATTCAGTCCTCGGATTCAATGTTTTGCGAAGCATTTCGCTCAAGTGCAGATGCTTCTCAATTTCAAATATCGCACCAAGCAACGCCCGTACCTGCGGAGGATATTGCAGTCCATACTTCAAAAGATAACCAAGATGCTCGATCGTCACGTGCTGTTTGAAGAGTAAAAAAAGTTGGTTCACAACGTGATTCGGTGACGAATCACTGACGTGACGTATTTCTTTGAGTGCATCAAGAATCATAAGTGCCAGCCTTGCCGCATGCACCTTCGGGATTTCTTTAATTGTAGATTGTATATAGCGCACTTTCTGGTATCCAAAACGCCTCTCATGAGTCCAACTAGGCGTCGCAATAGTCAAGACCATCGGGACTTGTGTAGAAAGTCCGAGGTCGTTATGCGCCCATGAGCCGGCAGGATAGCCCACATCCAGGGCCTCGCGCAGCAGTTCACGGCCAAAAAGCTCCATAGGGCCGAAACGGTCCGACGCCCTTGGCCGGTAGAACCGGCCCGGGTATGCCCGCCGGATCTCCTTGTCCTTGACCATCTGTCGCAGTGCCCGCGAGAGCGCCCTGCGCCTGGTCGTGGCCAGATCCCCGAAATCAGCGAAGCCGAAGCTCTGAGCAACCGGTATCTGCTCGACCATCTGCCTCACAATCTCGATGACGCTTTTTTTTTTCACAACAAAACCTCCGCAGCCCGCCTTTCACCGTCGCCTCATAGTACCAAAGTCTAAAAAAATTGGACTACCGTACTATGAGCCGCCTTTCACCGTCGCCAAGAAGTACAGTAACGTCAAAATCTGACGCTAACGTACTTCATCCCACTTCCACCCACCACTTGCCCCCAAGGCCTTCGCCGGACAGGCACTGCCAGGCGCAGCCATGATCCACTCCCTTTGCGTGTAAGTGGAAGTGCCCAAAGAACCACTGCTTTGGGTGAAACTCGCCCAAAATTATGTCCAAAAGCGCCACTGTGGGATCCATAAGCCGGTCATGGTCAATCTTGTTCTTCGGGAGCTGCTGCAAGAAGGCCAAAGGCCCCGTGTGCGAGATCACCATGTCGACCCGCCCTCCGTGGGCCAGGACTTGTGCCCGGGCGTGCTCCAGGTCCGTCTTTGTAGGCACTTCCCCGGCCCACCAGTCATCGCCCTCAACGCGGCCCTCCTTGTCCGTTGACATCGCCCCACCAAAGAAGAGTATGTTTCTGCCGTCGTCCAGGGTCAGGATTGAGCCCTTGGGCATGTAGAAGCATCCCGGAACCGGGATCTCAATCGGTCCGTCCGGGGCAGCCTTCACGCGTTCCTGCAGATCGTCGTGATTTTCGTGATTCCCGTCGCACCAGTATATTTTTGTGCTTTGCGGCTTGATGGAATACTGATCGAATCGGCGATTTCTGGTGATTTTCTCTGTTCCGTGTCGATGTGGCCACCAGCCGAAATCTCCGCATTGCAGAACAATGTCCGGCTTCTTTTTGTTCAGAAACTGGTTCAACGACCCAAAATCTGCGTGAATGTCGCCCATGATGATAATTTTCATAACAATCTGTAAGTAATAGATTTTTTCTCAAGATACGGCTTTAATGTCGGTGCCGGTAGAAGGTAAAGGTTGATGAATACAGTAATATATTACGTTGAGCTTGTCAATAGATTTCCGCTAGTCTCACCCAAAATAATCAGGACGGTGGTGGGGTCATGTCAATTTACGATATTCG is a genomic window of Desulfomicrobium baculatum DSM 4028 containing:
- a CDS encoding metallophosphoesterase family protein, encoding MILFVGDCHGDFEPMLEAAVGATAVVLLGDQEPLDDLAAILGPEIAAKTWWIFGNHDSDDPEYIKHHSSMADRNLHCRVVEIDGLRIAGLGGTFRSNVLGVDRQTTLSDLPHVRPQDTRQSLALIRKDKKLAPQDHTTIFPEDLALMARLASKTRVDVIVSHEAPESYKLGYRILGEVARSLKARIHVHAHHHERYDAMLDGGVRVAGVGMSGMMIEWLQPRDGLFWLSAFPGGNVLAMGYDPKKKMFQGEFVGQEKFKDLTAPDLNALQEKGALLLETFMKKPKRR
- a CDS encoding metallophosphoesterase family protein gives rise to the protein MILFAGDCHGDFIPVIEEAGEATAVVLLGDQEPLNDLAAELGPGVAPKTWWIYGNHDSDYLDYMTHHESMAERNLHCQVVEIGGLRVAGLGGVFRAKKFEIDQTTRLAEVDLDCPQDYREAWIKLRRGGRAYPADFTSIFPDDLKSLLALTGHVDVLVTHEAPESHPLGFPLLGDIARAMGVRMLIHGHHHERYSATLDGDIRVEGIGMARTAEGFFWLGQGLGDRS
- a CDS encoding DUF6088 family protein, whose protein sequence is MKKKSVIEIVRQMVEQIPVAQSFGFADFGDLATTRRRALSRALRQMVKDKEIRRAYPGRFYRPRASDRFGPMELFGRELLREALDVGYPAGSWAHNDLGLSTQVPMVLTIATPSWTHERRFGYQKVRYIQSTIKEIPKVHAARLALMILDALKEIRHVSDSSPNHVVNQLFLLFKQHVTIEHLGYLLKYGLQYPPQVRALLGAIFEIEKHLHLSEMLRKTLNPRTEYFVGVDKALPNFKKWKLVGPGRTYRAWERRWKKRRNEAQKFEP
- a CDS encoding metallophosphoesterase family protein is translated as MKIIIMGDIHADFGSLNQFLNKKKPDIVLQCGDFGWWPHRHGTEKITRNRRFDQYSIKPQSTKIYWCDGNHENHDDLQERVKAAPDGPIEIPVPGCFYMPKGSILTLDDGRNILFFGGAMSTDKEGRVEGDDWWAGEVPTKTDLEHARAQVLAHGGRVDMVISHTGPLAFLQQLPKNKIDHDRLMDPTVALLDIILGEFHPKQWFFGHFHLHAKGVDHGCAWQCLSGEGLGGKWWVEVG